A window from Methylocystis sp. MJC1 encodes these proteins:
- the era gene encoding GTPase Era — MEHELTDTNATEQEQETRCGFAALVGAPNAGKSTLLNQLVGAKVSIVSRKAQTTRALVRGIAIDGLAQIVLVDTPGIFKPKRKLDRAMVASALSGAADADVIALLVDARKGLDEEVEAILAQLAEAKAPKILVLNKVDVVAREKLLALTAKLNAREKFEETFMVSALTGDGVQDLLHALAERMKPGPWLYPEDQLSDAPLRLLAAEITREQLYERLHDELPYQSTVETDMWTNQKDGSARIEQTIYVARDSQKKIVIGEGGKTIKAIGAAARREIAEAAEQPVHLFLFVKVRENWAEDPERYREMRLEFPKGE, encoded by the coding sequence ATGGAACACGAATTGACCGACACCAACGCCACGGAACAGGAACAGGAAACGCGCTGCGGCTTTGCGGCGCTGGTCGGCGCGCCCAACGCCGGCAAGTCGACGCTGCTCAATCAGCTCGTCGGCGCCAAAGTCTCCATCGTCTCGCGCAAAGCGCAGACGACGCGGGCGCTGGTGCGCGGCATCGCCATCGACGGGCTGGCGCAGATCGTGCTCGTCGACACGCCCGGCATTTTCAAACCCAAGCGCAAGCTTGATCGCGCCATGGTCGCGAGCGCGCTTTCCGGCGCGGCCGACGCCGATGTGATCGCGCTGCTCGTCGACGCCCGCAAGGGGCTCGACGAGGAGGTCGAAGCGATCCTGGCGCAGCTCGCCGAGGCGAAGGCGCCCAAGATTCTCGTGCTGAACAAGGTCGACGTCGTCGCGCGCGAGAAGCTGCTGGCGCTGACCGCGAAGCTCAACGCGCGCGAGAAATTCGAGGAGACCTTCATGGTCTCGGCGCTGACTGGCGATGGCGTCCAGGATCTGCTGCACGCCTTGGCCGAGCGCATGAAGCCGGGACCCTGGCTTTATCCGGAAGATCAGCTTTCCGACGCGCCGTTGCGGCTCCTCGCCGCGGAAATCACGCGCGAGCAGCTTTACGAGCGGCTGCACGACGAATTGCCTTACCAGTCCACGGTCGAGACCGACATGTGGACGAACCAGAAGGACGGCTCGGCGCGCATCGAGCAGACGATCTATGTCGCGCGCGACAGCCAGAAGAAAATCGTCATCGGCGAGGGCGGTAAGACGATCAAGGCGATCGGGGCCGCGGCGCGACGCGAGATCGCCGAAGCCGCCGAGCAGCCGGTGCATCTTTTCCTCTTCGTAAAGGTGCGCGAGAACTGGGCCGAGGATCCGGAACGCTATCGCGAGATGCGACTGGAATTCCCGAAAGGCGAATAG
- the fba gene encoding class II fructose-bisphosphate aldolase (catalyzes the reversible aldol condensation of dihydroxyacetonephosphate and glyceraldehyde 3-phosphate in the Calvin cycle, glycolysis, and/or gluconeogenesis) — MALVTLRQLLDHAAEHDYGVPAFNINNMEQGLAVLEAASAVDAPVIIQASRGARNYANDIMLAKMIEALIAMYPDIPIVMHQDHGNSEATCASAIRFGFSSVMMDGSLKADGKTPADYQYNADVTRRVVDLAHWVGASVEGELGVLGSLETGEGEKEDGHGAEGKLSHDQLLTDPAQAEDFVARTKVDALAIAMGTSHGAYKFTRKPDGAILAMKVVEEIHRRLPNTHLVMHGSSSVPQELQDAFNAAGGEMPQTWGVPVEEIQRGIKFGVRKINIDTDCRIAMTAAIRATLNKNKGEFDPRKYLKPAQEAMVKVCKQRYEEFGTAGQASKIKPVPMAEMAKRYASGALDPQFAAKKAAE; from the coding sequence ATGGCCCTCGTCACCCTGCGACAGCTTCTCGATCACGCCGCCGAGCACGACTATGGCGTGCCTGCCTTCAACATCAACAATATGGAGCAGGGCCTCGCGGTGCTGGAGGCGGCCTCCGCCGTCGATGCGCCGGTCATCATCCAGGCCTCGCGCGGCGCGCGCAATTACGCCAACGACATCATGCTCGCCAAGATGATCGAGGCGCTGATCGCCATGTATCCCGACATCCCGATCGTGATGCACCAGGACCACGGCAATAGCGAAGCCACCTGCGCCAGCGCCATCCGCTTTGGCTTCTCCTCGGTCATGATGGACGGCTCGCTCAAGGCCGACGGCAAGACCCCCGCCGACTATCAATACAATGCCGACGTCACCCGCCGCGTCGTCGATCTGGCCCACTGGGTCGGCGCCTCGGTCGAGGGCGAGCTCGGCGTGCTCGGCTCGCTCGAAACCGGCGAAGGCGAGAAGGAAGACGGCCATGGCGCCGAGGGCAAGCTCAGCCACGACCAGTTGCTCACCGACCCGGCCCAGGCCGAGGATTTCGTCGCCCGCACCAAGGTCGACGCGCTCGCGATCGCCATGGGCACCTCGCACGGCGCCTATAAATTCACGCGTAAGCCAGACGGCGCGATCCTCGCGATGAAGGTCGTCGAGGAAATTCACCGCCGCCTGCCGAACACCCATCTCGTGATGCACGGCTCGTCCTCCGTGCCGCAGGAGCTGCAGGACGCCTTCAACGCGGCCGGCGGCGAAATGCCCCAGACCTGGGGCGTGCCGGTCGAGGAAATCCAGCGCGGCATCAAATTCGGCGTGCGCAAGATCAACATCGACACCGACTGCCGCATCGCCATGACGGCGGCGATCCGCGCGACGCTGAACAAGAACAAGGGCGAGTTCGACCCGCGCAAATATCTGAAGCCCGCGCAGGAAGCCATGGTGAAGGTCTGCAAGCAGCGCTACGAGGAATTCGGCACGGCCGGCCAGGCGAGCAAGATCAAGCCGGTGCCGATGGCGGAGATGGCCAAGCGCTACGCCAGCGGCGCGCTCGATCCGCAGTTTGCGGCTAAGAAGGCGGCGGAGTGA
- the recO gene encoding DNA repair protein RecO, protein MEWQDEGLVIGARKHGETSVILELMTRAHGRHLGVVRGGRSKAMRPVLQPGNLVAATWRARLEDHMGAYAVEPLALRAARFLDRAAALHGVTTLAALLRLLPERDPHEGLFDMAEAIAVRLDSPNAAAPLMAQFELALLGALGFGLDLQRCAVTGTRDDLAYVSPKTGRAVNREAAAPWRDRLLPYPHFLREETESAPTEEIADAFRLTGYFLTRDVLTPRGATLPASRALYIAALR, encoded by the coding sequence ATGGAATGGCAGGACGAAGGCCTCGTCATCGGCGCCAGAAAACATGGCGAGACCTCGGTCATCTTGGAGCTGATGACGCGCGCCCATGGCCGCCATCTCGGCGTCGTGCGCGGCGGGCGCTCCAAGGCGATGCGGCCTGTTTTGCAGCCTGGGAATCTGGTCGCGGCGACATGGCGGGCGCGGCTCGAAGACCATATGGGCGCCTATGCCGTGGAGCCGCTCGCCTTGCGCGCCGCGCGCTTTCTCGATCGCGCCGCGGCCTTGCATGGCGTAACGACGCTTGCGGCGCTGCTGCGCCTTCTGCCGGAGCGCGATCCGCATGAGGGCTTGTTCGACATGGCCGAAGCCATCGCAGTGCGACTTGATTCGCCCAATGCCGCTGCGCCGCTGATGGCGCAATTCGAGCTCGCGCTTCTCGGCGCCTTGGGATTCGGTCTCGATCTGCAACGCTGCGCGGTCACCGGAACCCGCGACGACCTTGCCTATGTGTCGCCGAAAACCGGCCGCGCGGTGAACCGGGAGGCCGCCGCGCCATGGCGCGATCGGCTGCTGCCCTATCCGCACTTCCTGCGGGAGGAAACCGAAAGCGCGCCGACCGAGGAGATCGCCGACGCCTTTCGTCTGACGGGCTATTTCCTGACCCGCGATGTATTGACGCCACGCGGCGCGACTCTGCCGGCGTCGCGGGCGCTTTATATCGCCGCGCTGAGGTGA
- a CDS encoding DUF2442 domain-containing protein has product MTISAKSLRFDDDSMWVELSDGRVLGVPLAWFPRLLHATPRQRLAFEISRGGLHWDELDEDISIAGLLAGKGDQTQGREAAA; this is encoded by the coding sequence ATGACTATTTCGGCTAAGTCGCTGCGCTTCGACGACGACAGCATGTGGGTCGAGTTGTCCGATGGTCGCGTCCTCGGCGTGCCGCTCGCCTGGTTCCCGCGCCTTCTCCATGCGACGCCCCGGCAACGCCTCGCCTTCGAGATTAGCCGCGGTGGACTGCACTGGGATGAGTTGGATGAGGATATTTCGATTGCCGGGCTTCTGGCGGGGAAAGGCGATCAGACGCAGGGGCGCGAGGCGGCGGCTTGA
- the tkt gene encoding transketolase: MSRAHEVDGRSCANAIRALAMDAVEKAKSGHPGMPMGMADVATVLFQRFMKFDASRPDWPDRDRFVLSAGHGSMLLYALHYLLGYPGMTKADLENFRQFGAPTAGHPEYGHAPGVETTTGPLGQGLATAVGMAIAERLTAARFGDDLVDHNTYVIAGDGCLMEGLSHEAIDLAGHLKLSRMIVFWDDNSISIDGPTDLSTSTDQCARFAAAGWHTQRVDGHDMEAVAKAIEIAKAAPRPSMIACRTVIGYGAPGKQGKESVHGAPLGATEVAAARETLLWPHTPFEVPEPILSAWRAAGQRGADARAAWAKRLAASPKGRAFETFLNNNVAAEIAGPLAAFRATLAAEKPKVATRKSSEMTLGVINESTAATIGGSADLTHSNFTLTKGMGSVRPGDFSGRYLHYGVREFGMSAAMNGIALHGGFVPYGGTFLVFSDYARGGIRLSALMGLRVIYVLTHDSIGLGEDGPTHQPIEHLASLRAMPNLLVFRPADAIETAECWELAIAQKATPSLLSLSRQNLPTLDRPVSENLSAKGAYVVREPGGGRDVTILATGSEVEIALAGADALATKGVKAAVVSMPCWELFEAQSADYRAQVLGKGPRIGVEAAARLGWDRWLGEHSVFIGMTGFGASAPAPELYKHFGITAEAVAEAGVALVGAARA; this comes from the coding sequence ATGTCCAGAGCACACGAAGTCGACGGGCGCAGCTGCGCCAACGCCATCCGCGCCCTTGCTATGGACGCGGTGGAAAAGGCCAAATCCGGCCATCCGGGCATGCCCATGGGCATGGCCGACGTCGCGACCGTGCTGTTCCAGCGCTTCATGAAGTTCGACGCGAGCCGCCCGGATTGGCCCGACCGCGACCGCTTCGTGCTCTCGGCCGGCCACGGCTCCATGCTGCTTTACGCCCTGCACTATCTGCTGGGCTATCCGGGCATGACCAAAGCCGACCTCGAAAACTTCCGCCAGTTCGGCGCGCCGACAGCGGGGCATCCGGAATATGGCCATGCGCCGGGCGTCGAGACGACGACGGGCCCGCTCGGTCAGGGCCTCGCCACGGCTGTCGGCATGGCGATCGCCGAGCGCCTGACCGCCGCGCGCTTCGGCGACGATCTCGTCGACCACAATACTTATGTGATCGCGGGCGACGGCTGTCTGATGGAAGGCCTGAGCCACGAGGCGATCGACCTCGCGGGGCATTTGAAGCTCTCCCGCATGATCGTGTTCTGGGACGATAATTCGATTTCCATCGACGGCCCGACTGATCTCTCGACCTCGACGGACCAATGCGCCCGCTTCGCCGCCGCCGGCTGGCACACGCAGCGCGTCGACGGCCACGATATGGAGGCTGTGGCGAAGGCGATCGAGATCGCCAAGGCCGCCCCCCGCCCCTCGATGATCGCCTGCCGCACGGTGATCGGCTATGGCGCGCCGGGCAAACAGGGCAAGGAGTCGGTCCATGGCGCGCCGCTGGGCGCGACGGAGGTTGCCGCCGCCCGCGAGACGCTGCTTTGGCCGCATACGCCTTTCGAGGTGCCCGAGCCGATCCTCTCCGCCTGGCGCGCCGCCGGCCAACGCGGCGCGGACGCACGCGCCGCGTGGGCGAAGCGCCTCGCCGCTTCGCCGAAGGGCCGCGCCTTCGAGACCTTCCTGAACAATAATGTCGCGGCGGAGATCGCCGGCCCGCTCGCCGCCTTCCGCGCCACGCTGGCGGCCGAGAAGCCCAAGGTGGCGACGCGCAAATCCTCGGAAATGACGCTTGGCGTCATCAATGAGTCGACGGCGGCGACGATCGGCGGTTCGGCCGACCTCACCCACTCGAACTTCACGCTCACCAAGGGCATGGGCTCGGTGCGGCCGGGCGATTTCTCCGGCCGCTATCTCCACTATGGCGTGCGCGAATTCGGCATGTCGGCGGCCATGAACGGCATCGCCCTGCATGGCGGCTTCGTGCCCTATGGCGGCACCTTCCTGGTCTTCTCGGATTACGCGCGCGGCGGCATCCGCCTCTCGGCGCTCATGGGCCTGCGCGTGATTTACGTGCTGACCCACGACTCGATCGGTCTGGGCGAGGACGGCCCGACCCATCAGCCCATCGAGCATCTGGCGTCACTGCGTGCCATGCCCAACCTGCTGGTCTTCCGCCCGGCCGACGCCATCGAGACGGCGGAATGTTGGGAGCTCGCCATCGCACAGAAGGCGACCCCTTCCCTGCTCAGCCTCTCGCGCCAAAACTTGCCGACGCTGGATCGCCCCGTCTCCGAAAACCTTTCGGCCAAGGGCGCCTATGTCGTGCGCGAGCCGGGGGGCGGCCGCGATGTGACGATCCTCGCCACGGGCTCCGAAGTCGAGATCGCGCTCGCCGGCGCCGACGCGCTGGCGACGAAGGGCGTCAAGGCGGCGGTCGTCTCCATGCCCTGCTGGGAGCTCTTCGAGGCGCAATCCGCCGACTATCGCGCGCAGGTGCTGGGCAAGGGCCCGCGCATCGGCGTCGAGGCGGCGGCGCGGCTCGGCTGGGACCGCTGGCTCGGCGAGCATAGCGTCTTCATCGGCATGACGGGCTTCGGCGCCAGTGCGCCGGCTCCGGAGCTTTACAAGCATTTCGGCATCACGGCCGAGGCCGTTGCCGAGGCGGGTGTCGCGCTGGTCGGAGCTGCCCGCGCCTGA
- the lepB gene encoding signal peptidase I, translated as MAQKQEEGGLLETVKVIIQALAIALVIRTLLFQPFNIPSGSMIPTLLIGDYVFVSKYAYGYSNYSMPFGPNVFSGRILASPPKRGDVVVFKLPRDNETDYIKRVIGLPGDRIQMIEGRLYINGVVVQRDKIEKARTENREGQEVPVATYRETLPGDSEHPGIEHTIIEIEGDHGINDNTELFVVPPDHYFMMGDNRDNSTDSRIAPELGGVGYVPFVNLVGRAEVIFFSVKKDEPALYFWRWPWSVRWDRLFKPAH; from the coding sequence ATGGCCCAGAAACAGGAAGAGGGCGGGCTTCTGGAGACCGTCAAGGTCATCATCCAGGCTCTGGCCATTGCGCTTGTCATTCGCACGCTGCTGTTCCAGCCGTTCAACATCCCCTCGGGATCGATGATCCCGACGCTGCTCATCGGCGATTACGTCTTCGTCTCCAAATACGCCTATGGCTATTCGAACTATTCCATGCCTTTCGGGCCGAATGTGTTCTCAGGTCGCATTCTCGCCTCGCCGCCCAAGCGCGGCGACGTCGTGGTCTTCAAGCTGCCGCGCGACAATGAGACGGACTATATCAAGCGCGTGATCGGCCTGCCCGGCGACCGTATCCAGATGATCGAGGGCCGCCTCTACATCAACGGCGTCGTCGTGCAGCGCGACAAGATCGAGAAGGCGCGGACCGAAAATCGCGAAGGGCAGGAGGTTCCGGTCGCGACTTATCGGGAGACGCTGCCGGGCGACAGCGAGCATCCCGGGATCGAGCACACGATCATCGAGATCGAGGGCGACCACGGCATCAACGACAACACCGAGCTTTTCGTCGTGCCGCCGGACCATTACTTCATGATGGGCGACAACCGAGACAATTCCACGGATTCGCGCATTGCGCCGGAGCTTGGCGGCGTGGGCTATGTGCCCTTCGTCAATCTCGTCGGGCGCGCGGAAGTTATCTTCTTCTCCGTGAAGAAGGACGAACCCGCTCTCTACTTCTGGCGCTGGCCCTGGTCGGTGCGCTGGGATCGGCTTTTCAAGCCGGCGCATTGA
- the rnc gene encoding ribonuclease III, with protein sequence MARSKPDLSALEERIGHAFKDKALLRWALTHVSAATQRPDSYERLEFLGDRVLGLAVAHMIYEGFPGDSEGELSRRLAALVRKETCAEVSESWGVGPYIRLGEGEAQTGGRKKRAILGDVCEAIIGAVFLDGGALAAEAVVRAAFGPKMHEAGRCLRDAKTALQEWAQARRLATPRYRVVARSGPDHAPSFELAVDIEGFESALGAGSSKRAAEQAAAAAFMAREGVQE encoded by the coding sequence ATGGCGCGGAGCAAGCCCGATCTCTCGGCGCTGGAGGAGCGCATCGGGCACGCCTTCAAGGATAAGGCCCTGCTGCGCTGGGCGTTGACGCATGTCAGCGCCGCGACGCAGCGCCCCGATTCCTACGAGCGGCTGGAGTTTCTGGGCGATCGCGTCCTGGGCCTCGCCGTTGCGCATATGATTTACGAGGGCTTCCCCGGCGACAGCGAGGGCGAGCTCTCTCGCCGCCTTGCCGCGCTGGTGCGCAAGGAGACCTGCGCGGAAGTCTCGGAAAGCTGGGGCGTCGGCCCCTATATTCGGCTCGGCGAGGGCGAGGCGCAGACCGGCGGGCGCAAGAAGCGTGCGATCCTCGGCGACGTCTGCGAGGCGATCATCGGGGCGGTCTTTCTCGATGGCGGGGCGCTGGCCGCGGAAGCCGTGGTGCGCGCTGCTTTCGGCCCTAAAATGCACGAAGCCGGGCGCTGTCTGCGCGACGCCAAGACGGCGTTGCAGGAATGGGCCCAGGCGCGCCGGCTCGCGACGCCGCGTTATCGGGTGGTGGCGCGCAGCGGACCGGATCACGCGCCGTCTTTCGAGCTGGCGGTGGACATCGAGGGGTTCGAATCCGCGCTGGGAGCGGGAAGCTCCAAGCGCGCCGCCGAGCAGGCGGCCGCGGCGGCCTTTATGGCGCGCGAGGGCGTGCAGGAGTAG
- the parC gene encoding DNA topoisomerase IV subunit A, which translates to MAQKGGAGKGKDGGGESVVTPVDLREALEERYLRYALSTITDRALPDARDGLKPVHRRILYGMHVLRLDPGSPFKKCAKIVGDVMGSYHPHGDQAIYDALVRLAQDFSSRYPLVDGQGNFGNIDGDSAAAYRYTEARMTAVARSLLEGIDEDAIDFKPNYSGEEKEPVVLPSALPNMLANGAQGIAVGMATSIPPHNLAELCDAALYLISHRAATSEQLLTFVRGPDFPTGGIIVDKREEIIEAYRTGRGSFRVRSRWVKEELPRGGWVTVVTEIPYGVQKSRLIEKLAELISERKLPLVADVRDESAEDVRIVFEPRARNVDPALMMETLFKLSELETRFSMNMNVLVDGVTPRVVSLDEALRQWLDHRRTVLQRRSRHRLAAILRRIEQLEGMIIVFLNLDEVIRIIREEDDAKVELKRVFKLTDLQVDYILDTRLRSLRKLEEMELRRELDDLTKERAELESLLEDEGKQWKTIAGQVRDLKKLYGPQTPVGKRRTTFEDAPAAVDLDLAEAMIEREPITVVVSMKGWIRALKGHVQDLSTLQFKGDDALDTSFFAQTTTKILVLATNGKAFTLDASKLPGGRGHGEPIRLYADIDEGADIARVLPHTAGTSLLLIADDGRGFIVAQDDLLSSTKKGRAVLSVEPPAKLKVATEAAGDHVAIIGENRKLLVFPLEEAPRMARGKGVRMQRYKDGGVADAKVFSLADGLTWTDTADRVFKVAAAELTEWMGHRAEAGRLPPRGFPKNNRFG; encoded by the coding sequence ATGGCGCAGAAGGGCGGCGCGGGAAAGGGTAAGGACGGCGGCGGCGAGAGCGTGGTGACGCCAGTCGATCTGCGCGAGGCGCTGGAAGAACGCTACCTCCGTTACGCCCTCTCGACGATCACCGATCGCGCCTTGCCCGACGCGCGCGACGGCTTGAAGCCCGTGCATCGGCGCATTCTCTACGGCATGCATGTGCTGCGGCTCGATCCCGGCTCGCCCTTCAAGAAATGCGCGAAGATCGTCGGCGACGTGATGGGCTCCTATCATCCGCATGGCGATCAGGCGATCTATGACGCGCTGGTGCGCCTCGCGCAGGATTTCTCCTCTCGTTACCCGCTCGTCGACGGGCAGGGGAACTTTGGCAATATCGACGGCGATTCGGCCGCCGCCTATCGCTACACCGAAGCGCGCATGACCGCCGTCGCCCGCTCTTTGCTCGAGGGCATCGACGAGGACGCGATCGACTTCAAACCCAATTACTCGGGCGAGGAGAAGGAGCCTGTCGTGCTCCCCTCGGCGCTGCCCAATATGCTCGCCAATGGCGCGCAGGGCATTGCGGTGGGCATGGCGACGTCCATTCCGCCGCATAATCTCGCCGAGCTGTGCGACGCTGCGCTCTATCTCATCTCGCATCGCGCCGCGACGAGCGAGCAATTGCTCACCTTCGTGCGGGGGCCGGATTTCCCAACGGGCGGCATCATCGTCGACAAGCGTGAAGAGATTATCGAAGCCTATCGCACCGGGCGCGGCTCCTTCCGCGTGCGCTCGCGTTGGGTGAAGGAAGAGCTGCCGCGCGGCGGCTGGGTGACGGTCGTCACCGAAATTCCCTATGGCGTGCAGAAGTCGCGGCTGATCGAAAAGCTCGCCGAGCTGATTTCCGAGCGTAAGCTGCCGCTCGTCGCCGACGTACGCGACGAATCGGCGGAGGATGTGCGCATCGTCTTCGAGCCGCGCGCGCGCAACGTCGATCCGGCGCTGATGATGGAGACGCTCTTCAAGCTCTCTGAGCTGGAGACGCGCTTCAGCATGAATATGAATGTGCTGGTCGACGGCGTGACGCCGCGCGTCGTCTCGCTGGATGAGGCGCTGCGGCAATGGCTCGATCATCGCCGCACGGTGCTGCAACGCCGCTCGCGTCATCGTCTCGCGGCGATCCTGCGCCGCATCGAGCAATTGGAAGGCATGATCATCGTCTTCCTCAACCTCGATGAGGTGATCCGCATCATCCGCGAGGAAGATGACGCGAAGGTCGAGTTGAAGAGAGTCTTCAAGCTCACCGATCTGCAGGTCGATTATATCCTCGACACGCGGCTGCGCTCCCTGCGCAAGCTGGAAGAGATGGAGCTGCGCCGCGAGCTGGACGATCTCACCAAGGAACGCGCCGAGCTCGAAAGCCTGCTCGAGGACGAAGGCAAGCAGTGGAAGACGATCGCCGGGCAGGTGCGCGACCTCAAAAAGCTCTATGGCCCGCAGACGCCGGTCGGCAAGCGCCGCACCACTTTCGAGGACGCGCCGGCAGCCGTCGATCTCGATCTCGCAGAGGCGATGATCGAGCGCGAGCCGATCACGGTGGTCGTGTCGATGAAGGGCTGGATTCGCGCGCTGAAAGGTCATGTGCAGGATTTGTCGACGTTGCAATTCAAGGGCGACGACGCGCTGGACACGAGTTTCTTCGCGCAGACGACGACGAAGATTCTGGTGCTCGCGACCAATGGCAAGGCCTTCACCCTCGACGCCTCGAAACTGCCGGGCGGGCGCGGCCATGGCGAGCCGATCCGTCTTTATGCCGACATCGACGAAGGAGCGGATATTGCGCGCGTGCTGCCGCATACGGCGGGGACGTCGTTACTGCTGATTGCGGATGATGGGCGCGGCTTCATCGTCGCGCAGGACGATCTGCTGTCATCCACCAAAAAGGGGCGCGCCGTTCTCTCCGTCGAGCCGCCCGCGAAGCTGAAAGTCGCGACGGAAGCCGCGGGCGATCACGTCGCCATTATCGGCGAAAACAGGAAGCTCCTCGTCTTCCCGCTGGAAGAGGCGCCGCGCATGGCGCGCGGCAAGGGCGTGCGCATGCAGCGCTACAAGGACGGCGGCGTGGCCGACGCGAAAGTGTTCTCACTCGCGGATGGGCTGACTTGGACGGATACGGCGGACCGTGTGTTCAAGGTCGCAGCGGCGGAGCTGACGGAATGGATGGGGCATCGCGCGGAAGCGGGAAGGCTGCCGCCGAGAGGGTTCCCGAAGAACAATCGGTTCGGGTGA
- a CDS encoding DUF1737 domain-containing protein, whose product MGDLIREDAMAKKSKTLTIYRYLTGPDDAAFCHRVTEALSKGWKLHGGPTLTFDTAQNRVICGQAVIKEVEGVEYSPEMKLSEQ is encoded by the coding sequence ATGGGCGACCTGATTCGTGAGGACGCCATGGCCAAGAAATCGAAAACGCTGACTATCTACCGTTACCTCACCGGCCCCGACGACGCGGCCTTCTGCCACCGCGTGACGGAAGCGCTGAGCAAAGGCTGGAAGCTCCATGGCGGGCCGACGTTGACCTTCGATACGGCGCAAAACCGCGTGATCTGCGGGCAGGCGGTGATCAAGGAAGTCGAAGGGGTGGAATACAGCCCTGAGATGAAGCTCTCGGAGCAGTGA
- a CDS encoding phosphoribulokinase: protein MSVKHPIISITGSSGAGTSSVKATFEQIFRRERIEVAYVEGDSFHRYDREAMKAKMAEAQTTGNQNFSHFGSSANLLSELENLFREYGETGSGRYRHYAHDENEAAQLHVPPGQFTDWQELPPNTDILFYEGLHGAVVTDEVNVARYADLKIGVVPVINLEWTQKLHRDRNSRGYTTEAVTETILRRMHDYVHYICPQFSETDINFQRAPTVDTSNPFVARSIPTPDESIVVIRFREPRGVDFPYLVTMIAGSWMSRANSIVIPGNKLDLAMQLILTPRILELVRRRKSAT, encoded by the coding sequence ATGTCGGTCAAACACCCTATCATCTCGATCACCGGCTCGTCCGGGGCGGGGACGAGTTCGGTCAAGGCGACCTTCGAACAGATTTTCCGCCGTGAACGCATCGAGGTCGCCTATGTCGAAGGTGACAGCTTCCATCGCTACGACCGCGAGGCGATGAAAGCCAAGATGGCCGAGGCTCAGACCACGGGCAACCAGAATTTCAGCCATTTCGGGTCGAGCGCCAACCTCCTCTCCGAGCTGGAAAACCTCTTCCGCGAATATGGCGAGACGGGCTCGGGCCGCTACCGCCACTACGCCCACGACGAAAATGAAGCAGCGCAGCTTCACGTGCCGCCGGGACAATTCACCGACTGGCAGGAGCTGCCCCCCAATACGGACATCCTCTTTTATGAGGGGCTGCATGGCGCGGTGGTGACGGACGAGGTCAATGTCGCCCGCTACGCCGATCTCAAGATCGGCGTCGTGCCGGTCATCAATCTCGAATGGACGCAGAAGCTCCACCGCGACCGCAACTCGCGCGGCTACACCACCGAGGCCGTGACCGAGACCATTCTGCGCCGCATGCACGACTATGTGCATTACATCTGCCCGCAGTTCTCGGAGACGGACATCAACTTCCAGCGGGCGCCAACCGTCGATACGTCCAACCCCTTCGTCGCGCGCTCGATTCCAACGCCCGATGAATCCATCGTCGTCATCCGCTTCCGCGAGCCGCGCGGGGTGGACTTTCCCTATCTCGTGACGATGATCGCCGGGAGCTGGATGTCGCGCGCCAATTCCATCGTCATTCCGGGCAATAAGCTCGATCTTGCGATGCAACTCATCCTCACGCCGAGGATCCTCGAACTCGTAAGGCGCCGAAAGAGCGCGACCTGA
- a CDS encoding DUF4160 domain-containing protein, with product MPVVFRHEGYKFFFYSNEGDPREPVHIHVRKGEAVAKFWLAPVSLAESDGFDAKTLRLLARLIEERSGLIERAWHDYFG from the coding sequence ATGCCTGTGGTATTTCGACACGAGGGTTATAAGTTCTTTTTCTACTCGAACGAGGGCGACCCGCGCGAACCCGTTCATATTCATGTGCGCAAAGGGGAGGCGGTGGCCAAATTCTGGCTGGCGCCCGTGAGTCTCGCCGAGAGCGACGGCTTCGATGCGAAGACCTTGCGCCTGCTGGCGCGCCTCATCGAAGAGCGGTCCGGGCTGATCGAAAGGGCATGGCATGACTATTTCGGCTAA